A part of Chitinimonas koreensis genomic DNA contains:
- a CDS encoding 2OG-Fe(II) oxygenase, with product MTELTAEWQGWLSDNVARGCSSESMIDAMVRAGFDSTHAGALVHVYARGGLASPSSFKPAAVAARPDAGYVYDDLPFEAGNRLDGGDRRVAVAMRCDKPQVLVLDGVLSHEECDEIIERSRSKLSRSTTVDPQTGGESVIERRTSDGTFFKLCEDEFIARIDTRVSRLMNWPLENGEGLQILRYGVGGEYSPHFDYFPPADPGSATHVARSGQRVATMVIYLNDVEAGGATIFPDAGLSVTPRKGCAVYFRYANGRGQLDPLTLHGGAPVTAGEKWIMTKWMRERRYG from the coding sequence ATGACCGAACTGACCGCCGAATGGCAAGGCTGGCTATCCGACAACGTGGCGCGCGGCTGCTCGTCCGAATCGATGATCGACGCCATGGTGCGGGCCGGCTTCGACTCCACCCACGCCGGCGCGCTGGTGCACGTGTATGCCCGCGGCGGGCTGGCCTCGCCGTCCTCGTTCAAGCCCGCGGCCGTCGCGGCGCGGCCCGATGCCGGCTACGTCTACGACGATCTGCCGTTCGAGGCCGGCAACCGGCTCGACGGCGGCGACCGCCGGGTTGCCGTGGCCATGCGCTGCGACAAGCCGCAGGTGCTGGTGCTCGACGGCGTGCTGTCGCACGAGGAATGCGACGAGATCATCGAGCGCTCGCGCAGCAAGCTCAGCCGCTCCACCACGGTCGATCCGCAGACCGGCGGCGAGAGCGTGATCGAGCGGCGTACCAGCGACGGCACCTTCTTCAAGCTGTGCGAGGACGAATTCATCGCCCGCATCGATACCCGGGTGTCGCGGCTGATGAACTGGCCGCTGGAGAACGGCGAAGGCCTGCAGATCCTGCGCTACGGCGTGGGCGGCGAGTACAGCCCGCATTTCGACTATTTCCCGCCGGCCGATCCGGGCAGCGCCACCCATGTCGCCCGCAGCGGCCAGCGGGTGGCGACCATGGTGATCTATCTCAACGACGTCGAGGCCGGCGGCGCGACGATCTTTCCCGATGCCGGCCTGTCGGTGACGCCGCGCAAGGGTTGCGCGGTGTATTTCCGCTATGCCAACGGCCGCGGCCAGCTCGATCCGCTGACGCTGCACGGCGGCGCGCCGGTGACCGCCGGCGAGAAGTGGATCATGACCAAGTGGATGCGCGAGCGCCGCTACGGCTGA
- a CDS encoding carbohydrate-binding protein has protein sequence MPNCKEWRGRISSLISPLYFHRTRAMEIQRMRIPCKPARRFSLSAVTVGLAAAGLLYTPSALAAACATAWVENNTYYAINTVVSYQGSNYKALVSHTAYTGTGWYPATTPSLWSSQGTCGTTTRRRRRPRRRPRRRRRPPLRPRRPRRLPRRRRPRGRARPRRPR, from the coding sequence ATGCCGAATTGCAAGGAGTGGCGAGGTCGAATCAGCAGCTTGATAAGTCCACTTTATTTCCACCGAACAAGAGCTATGGAGATTCAACGCATGCGCATTCCCTGCAAGCCGGCCCGGCGATTTTCGCTGAGCGCCGTCACCGTCGGCCTCGCCGCCGCCGGCCTTCTCTACACCCCGAGCGCGCTGGCCGCCGCCTGCGCCACCGCCTGGGTGGAGAACAACACCTACTACGCGATCAACACGGTGGTGTCCTACCAGGGCAGCAACTACAAGGCACTGGTTTCGCACACCGCCTACACCGGCACCGGCTGGTACCCGGCCACCACGCCGTCGCTGTGGAGCTCGCAGGGCACCTGCGGCACGACGACCCGACGCCGACGCCGACCCCGACGCCGACCCCGACGCCGACGCCGACCCCCACTGCGACCCCGACGCCCACGCCGACTCCCACGGCGACGCCGACCCCGCGGCCGAGCCCGACCCCGACGCCCACGGTGA
- a CDS encoding chitinase C-terminal domain-containing protein — MTPTPTPKPSPTPTPTPTPTPTPKPSPTPTPTPTPTPTPTPTPTPTGNEACRPDGLTKGAAIDVPYCLAYDSQGREKLANGNKRRIIGYFTSWRTGKNGLPAYLAKDIPWNKITHINYAFAHIDSANKISVNETVAGNEATGMEWPGVAGAEMDSTLTYKGHFNLLNKYKKQNPGVKTLISIGGWAETGGYFGGDGNRVASGGFYSMTTNANGSINTAGINTFADSVVAFLRKYNFDGADLDYEYPTTMSKAGNPLDWAVSEPRLAGLQASYRELLKVLRQKLDQASVADNRYYMLTIASPSSGYLLRGMETFQGVQYLDYVNMMTYDLHGAWNEFVGPNAALFDDGKDAELAKWGVYTTSQYGGIGYLNTDWAYRYFRGALPAGRINVGVPYYTRGWKGVTGGTNGLWGTSAKSTQCGPGLTECGTGATGIDNIWHDLDANGVEMGAGSNPMWHAKNLEEGIVPSYLGLYGLTAADLVGTYARNYDATLVAPWLWNASKKVFLSTEDETSIARKAQWVIDNGIGGVMFWELAGDYAKTNGQYYIGQTLTTKLNDAFKSATVYGNKRAKKTMPTSTLDLQFDVINFKLGDQNYPLNPTLRITNKTTATIPGGSKIEFQYPVSAPNNMADQSGMGLKVTASEHTGANVGGFKGDFHTAQITLPTWQTLAPGATVDITLNYYLPITGPSNYIVTVGSKTFAIKQEYPNLPAGTP; from the coding sequence GTGACGCCGACCCCGACGCCGAAGCCCAGCCCGACGCCGACCCCCACGCCGACCCCGACGCCCACGCCGAAGCCGAGCCCGACGCCCACGCCGACGCCCACTCCCACTCCCACGCCAACCCCGACGCCCACCCCGACCGGCAACGAAGCCTGCCGTCCGGACGGCCTGACCAAGGGCGCGGCGATCGACGTGCCCTACTGCCTCGCGTACGACAGCCAGGGCCGCGAGAAGCTGGCCAACGGCAACAAGCGCCGCATCATCGGCTACTTCACCAGCTGGCGTACCGGCAAGAACGGCCTGCCGGCCTATCTGGCCAAGGACATTCCCTGGAACAAGATCACCCACATCAACTACGCCTTCGCCCACATCGACAGCGCCAACAAGATCTCGGTCAACGAAACGGTGGCCGGCAACGAGGCGACCGGCATGGAATGGCCGGGCGTGGCGGGCGCCGAGATGGACAGCACGCTGACCTATAAGGGTCATTTCAACCTGCTGAACAAGTACAAGAAGCAGAACCCGGGCGTGAAGACGCTGATCTCGATCGGCGGCTGGGCCGAGACCGGCGGCTACTTCGGCGGCGACGGCAACCGCGTCGCTTCCGGCGGCTTTTACAGCATGACCACCAATGCCAACGGCAGCATCAACACCGCCGGCATCAACACCTTCGCCGACTCGGTGGTCGCCTTCCTGCGCAAGTACAACTTCGATGGCGCCGACCTCGACTACGAGTACCCGACCACCATGTCCAAGGCGGGCAATCCGCTCGACTGGGCGGTGTCGGAACCGCGCCTGGCCGGCCTGCAGGCGTCCTACCGCGAGCTGCTGAAGGTGCTGCGGCAGAAGCTCGACCAGGCGTCGGTCGCCGACAACCGCTACTACATGCTGACCATCGCCTCGCCCTCGTCGGGCTATCTGCTGCGCGGCATGGAGACCTTCCAGGGCGTGCAGTACCTCGACTACGTCAACATGATGACGTATGACCTGCACGGCGCCTGGAACGAGTTCGTCGGTCCGAACGCCGCGCTGTTCGACGACGGCAAGGATGCCGAGCTGGCCAAGTGGGGCGTCTACACCACCAGCCAGTACGGCGGCATCGGCTACCTCAACACCGACTGGGCCTACCGCTACTTCCGCGGCGCCTTGCCGGCCGGCCGCATCAACGTCGGCGTGCCGTACTACACGCGCGGCTGGAAGGGCGTGACCGGCGGCACCAACGGCCTGTGGGGCACCTCGGCCAAGTCGACCCAGTGCGGACCGGGCCTGACCGAGTGCGGTACCGGCGCGACCGGCATCGACAACATCTGGCACGACCTCGACGCGAACGGCGTGGAGATGGGTGCGGGTTCCAACCCGATGTGGCACGCCAAGAACCTCGAGGAAGGCATCGTGCCGAGCTACCTCGGGCTGTACGGCCTGACGGCGGCCGATCTGGTCGGCACCTACGCCCGCAACTACGATGCGACCCTGGTCGCGCCGTGGCTGTGGAACGCGTCGAAGAAGGTGTTCCTGTCGACCGAGGACGAGACCTCCATCGCCCGCAAGGCGCAGTGGGTCATCGACAACGGCATCGGCGGCGTGATGTTCTGGGAGCTGGCGGGCGACTATGCCAAGACCAACGGCCAGTACTACATCGGCCAGACGCTGACCACCAAGCTGAACGACGCCTTCAAGAGCGCGACCGTCTACGGCAACAAGCGCGCCAAGAAGACGATGCCGACCAGCACGCTCGATCTGCAGTTCGACGTCATCAACTTCAAGCTCGGTGACCAGAACTACCCGCTCAACCCGACGCTGCGCATCACCAACAAGACCACGGCGACGATCCCGGGCGGCAGCAAGATCGAGTTCCAGTATCCGGTCTCCGCGCCGAACAACATGGCCGACCAGTCGGGCATGGGGCTCAAGGTGACGGCGTCCGAGCATACCGGTGCCAACGTGGGCGGCTTCAAGGGCGACTTCCATACCGCCCAGATCACGCTGCCGACCTGGCAGACGCTGGCTCCGGGCGCCACGGTCGACATCACGCTGAACTACTACCTGCCGATCACCGGGCCGTCGAACTACATCGTGACGGTGGGTAGCAAGACCTTCGCCATCAAGCAGGAGTACCCGAACCTGCCGGCTGGCACGCCGTAA